A DNA window from Gemmatimonadaceae bacterium contains the following coding sequences:
- a CDS encoding phage holin family protein, which yields MGVQRMPIDPDIGIPDLISRLGDDSKRLLGDEVRLAKLEVKDNLKGGVFGVMWLGIAFGVGVVAMVAFTMFVATLIGRLVAGHMWLGAMVAAVIDLALGALMIKKGFAAYAEPSYTLEQTRSTLH from the coding sequence ATGGGCGTGCAACGTATGCCGATCGATCCCGATATCGGCATTCCCGATCTGATCTCGAGACTCGGCGACGACTCCAAGCGGCTGCTTGGCGACGAAGTCCGGCTGGCGAAGCTCGAGGTCAAAGACAACCTCAAGGGCGGCGTCTTCGGCGTCATGTGGCTCGGCATCGCGTTCGGTGTCGGTGTGGTGGCGATGGTGGCCTTCACGATGTTCGTCGCGACGCTCATCGGCCGTCTCGTGGCGGGACACATGTGGCTGGGCGCCATGGTCGCCGCCGTCATCGATCTCGCGCTCGGCGCCCTGATGATCAAGAAAGGCTTCGCGGCGTACGCGGAGCCGTCGTACACGCTGGAGCAGACGCGCTCGACGCTGCATTAG
- a CDS encoding TonB-dependent receptor has translation MNRLGALLLVAAAPAAIAQQTGSIHGTVTSATSHAAIPGARVEIQMPQRIAITDPTGVYLLRDVPAGTYKVFVSAIGRSPDSATVTVTAPNSATLDIALKQGSLMLSSVIVSATRTPVEASKVAATVDVLTPEQVKQSPTREAQDLLRELPSVELPRQSSLVGGTAQIVSIRGVDEGRTAVLFDGVPINDAWGEWIDWGRVPKSMLDHVEVVEGGTSSLYGNGAMGGLISFFSRPLAPGAVDFQLDGGSRSAQHAYVAAGVPLVGALTANVNGDYQSGGGYRLISPNGFGTAVCPCVAGPSDVESNVIQRNAFLRLNYAPSSDWSMFATGHLFGDSRSLGTPLTFDNRDQRNLDFGFTHNAVLNGALAVRGWDGRLIEQQRSSAFRSAAARAIEDSSLTAQIPSHDWGASAQWTRSNAWHLESFSLGADLRHYQGDFNEVDFNTAACAANGAACHSVTQHVSSGGDQALSGAFAQAIAAPFQPLRIELSGRVDQWNNNDGHSFTTSAAGVRSDATYANKTASAFSPRLGARYALTSTFSVRGAVYKAFRAPNLAELYRKQVSASSITIPNPSLDAETAVGREAGFDWQPLDWMQAKGTWYVADYNNFNVPTNLSPTSTPPRPAECGTVATCRTRLNVTKVRSQGGEASVAVRPIQQLYLSAGVNYDDARQQSALPASTPNDHKPHVNRVPSPKQTIRGTWTSSKLGDWTAVWRHEGRTTTLQGVGLDPYTVVDANVQRELVRGVSGFVSVENLTNKQYMINIGGAGTAANPTVVTQGLPRTFRVGVEAARF, from the coding sequence ATGAATCGACTTGGCGCGCTCCTTCTGGTCGCCGCCGCTCCAGCGGCAATCGCGCAACAGACCGGCAGTATTCACGGGACGGTCACGAGCGCGACGTCGCATGCAGCGATCCCCGGCGCGCGGGTAGAGATCCAGATGCCGCAGCGCATCGCGATCACCGATCCGACGGGCGTCTATCTGCTGCGAGACGTTCCCGCGGGCACGTACAAAGTGTTCGTTTCCGCGATCGGACGCTCGCCCGACAGCGCTACCGTCACCGTCACGGCGCCAAACAGCGCGACGCTCGACATCGCACTCAAGCAGGGCTCGCTGATGTTGTCGAGCGTCATTGTCTCCGCCACGCGCACGCCGGTCGAGGCATCGAAGGTCGCCGCGACGGTCGACGTGCTGACGCCCGAGCAGGTGAAGCAAAGTCCCACGCGTGAAGCGCAGGATCTCTTGCGCGAGTTGCCGTCCGTCGAGCTGCCGCGGCAGAGCAGCCTGGTTGGCGGAACGGCGCAGATCGTCTCGATTCGCGGCGTCGACGAGGGCCGCACCGCGGTGCTCTTCGACGGCGTGCCGATCAACGACGCGTGGGGTGAGTGGATCGATTGGGGTCGCGTACCCAAGTCGATGCTCGATCACGTCGAGGTCGTCGAAGGCGGCACGTCCAGTCTGTACGGCAACGGGGCGATGGGTGGTCTGATCTCGTTCTTCTCGCGGCCGCTCGCGCCGGGCGCCGTCGATTTTCAGCTCGATGGCGGCAGCCGCAGCGCGCAGCACGCCTATGTCGCGGCGGGGGTTCCGCTCGTCGGCGCCCTCACGGCCAACGTCAACGGCGACTATCAGTCCGGCGGCGGCTATCGCTTGATCAGCCCCAACGGTTTCGGCACCGCCGTGTGTCCGTGCGTGGCCGGTCCGAGCGACGTCGAGTCGAACGTCATTCAGCGCAACGCGTTTCTTCGGCTGAACTACGCTCCGTCGTCCGACTGGTCGATGTTCGCGACCGGACACCTGTTCGGCGACAGCCGAAGCCTCGGCACCCCGCTCACGTTCGACAATCGCGATCAGCGCAACCTGGATTTCGGATTTACTCATAACGCAGTTCTCAATGGGGCACTGGCCGTTCGCGGCTGGGATGGCCGTCTGATCGAGCAGCAGCGGTCGAGCGCGTTCCGGTCCGCCGCCGCGCGCGCGATCGAGGACTCTTCGCTCACCGCTCAGATCCCGAGCCATGATTGGGGCGCATCCGCGCAATGGACGCGCAGCAACGCGTGGCACCTCGAGTCGTTCAGCCTCGGCGCCGATCTCCGGCACTATCAAGGCGACTTCAACGAAGTTGATTTCAATACTGCGGCCTGTGCCGCGAACGGTGCGGCCTGTCACTCGGTCACGCAGCACGTGTCGTCGGGCGGCGATCAGGCGTTGAGCGGCGCGTTCGCGCAGGCGATCGCGGCACCGTTTCAGCCGCTGCGCATCGAGCTGAGCGGTCGCGTCGATCAGTGGAACAACAACGACGGGCATTCGTTCACGACGAGTGCGGCCGGCGTGCGCAGCGACGCGACGTACGCGAACAAGACGGCCAGCGCCTTCTCGCCGCGACTCGGCGCCCGCTACGCGTTGACGTCGACGTTCTCCGTGCGCGGCGCGGTGTACAAGGCGTTCCGCGCGCCGAATCTCGCCGAGTTGTATCGCAAGCAGGTGAGCGCGTCGTCGATCACGATTCCGAACCCGTCACTCGATGCGGAAACGGCGGTCGGTCGCGAAGCGGGCTTCGACTGGCAGCCGCTCGACTGGATGCAGGCGAAGGGCACATGGTACGTGGCCGATTACAACAACTTCAACGTTCCGACGAATCTCTCGCCGACGTCGACGCCCCCGCGTCCCGCGGAATGCGGAACGGTCGCGACGTGCCGTACGCGACTCAACGTCACGAAGGTGCGCAGCCAGGGCGGCGAAGCGTCGGTCGCGGTGCGGCCAATCCAGCAGCTCTACCTGAGCGCCGGCGTGAACTACGATGACGCGCGTCAGCAGTCGGCGTTGCCGGCGAGCACACCGAACGATCACAAGCCGCACGTGAACCGCGTGCCGTCGCCGAAGCAGACCATTCGCGGCACGTGGACGTCGTCGAAGCTGGGTGACTGGACGGCGGTCTGGCGCCACGAGGGCCGCACGACGACGCTCCAGGGTGTTGGGCTCGACCCCTATACCGTGGTCGACGCCAACGTGCAGCGCGAGCTCGTGCGGGGCGTCAGCGGCTTCGTGTCGGTGGAGAACCTCACGAACAAGCAGTACATGATCAACATCGGCGGCGCGGGCACGGCGGCGAATCCGACGGTCGTCACGCAGGGTCTGCCGAGAACCTTCCGGGTTGGCGTGGAAGCGGCGCGCTTCTAA
- a CDS encoding Nramp family divalent metal transporter, whose amino-acid sequence MAAPHETPEPTTNSEPTGEPTGEPTGEPTGDHAGEPTGDHGWRRSRVAPSLQEVYRSVPVGGGSFLRKLLAFAGPGYLVAVGYMDPGNWATDLAGGSSFGYSLLSIVLLSNIMAVLLQGLASKLGIVTGRDLAQACRDHYSRPTTIMLWLLCEIAIAACDLAEVIGSAIALNLLFHLPVAIGVLVTGFDVLLLLALQNRGVRVLEALVVTLIATVGICFLFEIILAHPDVPAVMRGFVPTARIVGDRQMLYLAISILGATVMPHNLYLHSSIVQTRRYEETADGKREAVRFAFLDSTIALSFAFFINAAILIIAAATFHRSGHAGVAEIQDAHKLLTPLLGAGASTAFALALLASGQNSTLTGTLAGQIVMEGFLNIRLRPWMRRLITRLIAIVPAAIVAIFYGESGTAQLLILSQVVLSLQLSFAVIPLVQFTSERAKMGRFANPVWLKTLAWAVAFIIAVLNVWLLVQTIRGWVS is encoded by the coding sequence ATGGCGGCACCGCACGAAACTCCCGAACCGACGACCAACTCCGAACCCACCGGCGAACCCACCGGCGAACCCACTGGCGAACCCACCGGCGACCACGCCGGCGAGCCCACGGGGGACCACGGCTGGCGCCGCTCGCGCGTCGCGCCCAGCCTGCAGGAGGTCTATCGCTCGGTCCCGGTAGGCGGCGGCAGCTTTCTCCGCAAGCTCCTCGCGTTCGCCGGACCCGGGTATCTCGTCGCCGTCGGCTACATGGATCCCGGCAACTGGGCCACCGATCTCGCCGGCGGATCGAGCTTCGGCTACTCGCTGCTCAGCATCGTCCTCCTGTCGAACATCATGGCGGTGCTGCTGCAGGGGCTCGCGTCCAAGCTCGGCATCGTCACCGGGCGCGATCTCGCGCAAGCGTGCCGCGATCACTACTCGCGGCCGACGACGATCATGTTGTGGCTCTTGTGCGAGATCGCGATTGCCGCGTGCGATCTGGCCGAGGTGATCGGCTCGGCGATCGCGTTGAACCTGCTGTTTCATCTGCCGGTCGCGATCGGCGTGCTCGTCACCGGCTTCGACGTGCTGCTGCTGCTCGCGTTGCAAAACCGCGGCGTGCGCGTGCTGGAAGCGCTCGTGGTGACGCTCATCGCGACGGTCGGCATCTGCTTTCTCTTCGAGATCATTCTCGCGCATCCCGACGTGCCGGCGGTGATGCGCGGCTTCGTGCCGACGGCGCGCATCGTCGGCGACCGACAGATGCTCTACCTCGCGATCAGCATCCTGGGCGCGACGGTCATGCCGCACAACCTGTATCTGCATTCGTCGATCGTGCAGACGCGCCGGTACGAGGAGACCGCGGACGGCAAGCGCGAGGCGGTACGGTTTGCGTTTCTCGATTCGACGATCGCGCTCAGCTTCGCGTTCTTCATCAACGCGGCGATCCTCATCATCGCCGCGGCGACGTTTCATCGGTCGGGCCACGCCGGCGTCGCCGAGATTCAGGATGCGCACAAGCTGCTGACGCCGTTGCTCGGCGCCGGCGCCAGTACGGCATTCGCGCTCGCGCTCCTGGCCTCGGGCCAGAACTCGACGCTGACCGGCACGCTCGCCGGCCAGATCGTGATGGAAGGATTTCTTAACATTCGCCTGCGGCCGTGGATGCGGCGGTTGATTACACGGCTCATCGCCATTGTGCCGGCCGCGATCGTCGCCATTTTCTATGGCGAAAGTGGAACGGCGCAACTTCTCATACTGAGCCAGGTCGTTCTCAGCTTGCAGCTGTCCTTCGCCGTGATTCCCTTGGTGCAGTTCACGTCGGAGCGCGCGAAGATGGGCCGCTTCGCGAATCCGGTCTGGCTCAAGACACTCGCGTGGGCGGTGGCGTTCATCATCGCCGTACTCAACGTATGGCTGCTCGTGCAGACCATCCGGGGATGGGTGAGTTGA
- a CDS encoding diguanylate cyclase: MSDVAVQSAMDALWERSRDTVLNRVAAIERAAQSLLSAPLDEDARRNAEREAHKLAGVAGTFGFQHASVLAREAEQLLTGSGPIASRDVLRLSTIAAELRRQIDQDERPSAMSDDENTDELPIRSHLLILADDLDFRDHVALEARSLGVDVLAAQNVADARATLAAGPIDAVVLDLSVDSAGLPFLEELQVARPTLPVIVISSGDEFQDRVEAARLGGRGFLQKPVRPSQLIDLLRDSLVVAKQHVSTIVAVDDDEDLLALLEAMLQPLRARVIAVTDPLRALNALVEHAPDLVMLDEDMPGLSGIELCRVLRNDPRWAAVPVLFLTGQVDPMTVMRMFEAGADDFVAKPVLGPELVARVRNRLERTRMLRLAADVDSLTGVATRRRGIEVLERYFRLAQRQGQPISVAAIDLDHFKAVNDRWGHLVGDLVLRRVATILSKCFRGEDIVARWGGEEFVVGMYSMPGDAAARRLGQALEKLRGERFESAGQGFTVSFSAGVAEFPENGADWTTLYRVADDALARAKSEGRDRVVVA; this comes from the coding sequence ATGAGCGACGTCGCCGTACAAAGCGCGATGGATGCGCTGTGGGAGCGTTCGCGCGACACGGTGTTGAATCGTGTCGCGGCCATCGAGCGCGCCGCGCAGTCGCTGCTCTCGGCGCCGCTCGACGAAGACGCGCGCCGCAACGCCGAGCGCGAAGCGCACAAGCTGGCTGGTGTGGCGGGAACGTTCGGCTTTCAGCACGCGTCGGTACTCGCACGAGAAGCCGAGCAGCTGCTGACGGGATCGGGTCCGATCGCGTCGCGCGACGTGTTGCGCCTTTCCACCATCGCGGCGGAGCTGCGGCGCCAGATCGACCAGGACGAACGTCCGTCGGCCATGTCGGATGACGAGAATACCGACGAGCTGCCGATTCGTTCGCATTTGCTGATTCTCGCCGACGATCTCGATTTCCGAGATCACGTGGCGCTCGAGGCGCGGAGTCTTGGTGTCGACGTCCTCGCCGCGCAGAACGTCGCCGATGCACGCGCGACCCTCGCCGCCGGCCCCATCGACGCGGTGGTGCTCGATCTCTCGGTCGACAGCGCGGGCCTGCCGTTCCTCGAGGAGTTGCAGGTCGCGCGGCCGACGCTGCCCGTGATCGTGATCTCGAGCGGCGACGAATTTCAGGATCGCGTCGAAGCCGCGCGACTTGGCGGACGCGGGTTTTTGCAGAAGCCCGTGCGTCCCTCGCAGCTCATCGACCTGCTGCGCGATTCACTCGTCGTCGCGAAACAGCATGTGTCGACGATCGTCGCGGTGGACGACGACGAAGACCTGCTCGCGCTGCTCGAGGCAATGCTGCAGCCGCTGCGCGCGCGCGTGATCGCCGTGACCGACCCGCTGCGCGCGCTCAACGCGCTCGTCGAGCACGCGCCGGACCTCGTGATGCTCGACGAAGACATGCCGGGACTCTCGGGTATCGAGCTCTGTCGCGTGCTGCGCAACGACCCGCGCTGGGCCGCGGTGCCGGTGTTGTTTCTCACCGGCCAGGTCGACCCGATGACCGTGATGCGCATGTTCGAGGCGGGCGCCGACGACTTCGTCGCCAAGCCCGTGCTCGGCCCCGAGCTGGTGGCGCGCGTGCGCAATCGTCTCGAGCGAACGCGCATGCTGCGTCTCGCCGCCGACGTCGACAGCCTCACGGGCGTCGCCACGCGCCGCCGCGGCATCGAGGTGCTCGAGCGCTACTTCCGCCTGGCGCAGCGTCAGGGGCAGCCCATCTCGGTGGCGGCGATCGATCTCGATCACTTCAAGGCCGTGAACGATCGCTGGGGTCATCTCGTCGGCGATCTCGTGCTGCGCCGCGTCGCGACGATTCTGTCGAAGTGTTTCCGCGGTGAAGATATCGTCGCGCGCTGGGGCGGCGAGGAGTTCGTCGTCGGCATGTATTCGATGCCCGGCGATGCCGCCGCGCGCCGCCTGGGTCAAGCGCTGGAGAAGTTGCGCGGCGAGCGGTTCGAGAGCGCCGGTCAGGGCTTCACGGTGTCGTTCAGCGCGGGCGTGGCCGAGTTTCCGGAGAATGGCGCCGACTGGACGACGCTCTATCGCGTGGCGGACGATGCGTTGGCGCGCGCGAAGTCAGAGGGGCGAGACCGCGTCGTCGTCGCGTAG
- a CDS encoding universal stress protein has protein sequence MAARADHPGMGELMYRRILVPLEHSDYDHAIVEHVRALAAMCHASVVLIHVADGWAARNVKQLHLRESEEMRLDREYLEQTCASLSADGIEADSLLAGGDPAREIADAAAREGCDLIAMSTHGHRFLKDVIYGSVANEVRHLSRVPVLLVRGERRGTPRDTPSREVPPS, from the coding sequence ATGGCTGCTCGTGCAGACCATCCGGGGATGGGTGAGTTGATGTACCGGCGCATTCTCGTTCCGCTCGAGCACTCGGATTACGATCACGCCATCGTCGAGCACGTACGCGCGCTCGCCGCGATGTGTCATGCGTCCGTCGTGCTGATTCATGTCGCCGACGGTTGGGCGGCGCGCAATGTGAAACAGCTCCATCTGCGCGAGTCCGAGGAAATGCGCCTCGATCGCGAGTATCTCGAGCAGACGTGCGCGTCGCTGAGCGCGGACGGCATCGAGGCGGACTCCCTGCTCGCCGGCGGCGATCCGGCGCGAGAGATCGCCGACGCCGCGGCGCGGGAAGGGTGCGACCTCATCGCCATGTCGACGCACGGGCACCGGTTTCTCAAGGACGTGATCTACGGCAGCGTCGCAAACGAAGTGCGGCATCTGTCCCGCGTGCCGGTGCTGCTCGTGCGCGGCGAACGCCGCGGCACGCCGCGCGATACACCGTCGCGCGAGGTGCCTCCGTCGTGA
- a CDS encoding ATP-binding protein, whose product MHVSPRLKPSIRSPIDIGFLIAGLALVIVGGSSLFSSQHLRTEAGWVSHTYQVLHILDEVENDIRLPVRDMFVTQRLAGELSQARALTSDNSRQQQRLDTLQASINGPRAKALGVVARLKTEEQRLLTVRNAATDKSAARTSVIILTSTVLALLLMGGALQLLHRDLRRRRLAERALQDSETKYRVLMEQAADAIFIVNSDAVCVEANARAAEILGRPEEQIRGLPLKAFVRRDGAATGPILPMLRYGHVTTGEFWVARADGSRIPVEIRATMLEDGRVQVIARDISERKEIERAKDEFVSIVSHELRTPLTSIRGALGLLAGGRLEATPEKRDRMIDLAASNTDRLIRLINDILDVERLNSGGVTFDREDVKVRDILEQSVDGLRTVADRAGVHLRWTADDLEIWADPDRMTQTLTNLVDNAIKFSEPSSTVDVNVRRDGQFAIFEVSDHGRGIPADKIDAVFKRFQQVDASDAREKGGTGLGLAICKSIVEQHGGRIWVESTVGDGSTFTFTIPLVEGRRLSTGDPGAPRVLVCDDDADLVEVLRATLMQRGFRVIGAQRGKTAIDLFDAEGADVAVVDILLPDISGIRLLRHIHASSPTTRIIVYTATYLDVAERDFIRGIGATIVTKARSTPEALADEVGRAVVPNATHAG is encoded by the coding sequence ATGCACGTCTCGCCCAGATTGAAGCCCAGCATTCGCTCGCCGATCGACATCGGATTTCTGATCGCCGGCCTGGCGCTCGTCATCGTCGGAGGATCGTCGCTGTTCAGCAGCCAACACCTCCGCACCGAGGCCGGCTGGGTCAGCCACACCTATCAAGTCCTCCATATCCTGGACGAAGTCGAGAACGACATTCGCCTGCCCGTGCGCGACATGTTCGTCACGCAGCGACTGGCGGGCGAGCTCAGCCAGGCTCGAGCGCTCACCAGCGACAATTCGCGCCAGCAACAACGTCTGGACACGCTGCAGGCGTCGATCAACGGACCGCGCGCCAAGGCGTTGGGCGTCGTGGCCCGCCTCAAGACCGAAGAGCAACGATTGCTCACCGTACGCAACGCGGCGACGGACAAATCCGCGGCGCGCACGTCGGTCATCATTCTGACCAGCACGGTGCTGGCCCTCCTGCTCATGGGCGGCGCGCTGCAGCTGCTGCACCGCGATCTGCGCCGCCGGCGGCTCGCGGAGCGCGCGCTGCAGGACAGCGAGACGAAGTACCGCGTGCTCATGGAGCAGGCGGCCGACGCGATTTTCATCGTGAATTCGGATGCCGTGTGCGTCGAGGCGAATGCCCGCGCCGCGGAAATTCTTGGACGGCCCGAAGAACAGATTCGGGGGCTTCCACTGAAGGCATTCGTTCGTCGTGACGGCGCGGCCACGGGCCCGATTCTCCCCATGCTGCGCTATGGCCACGTCACGACCGGCGAGTTCTGGGTCGCACGGGCCGACGGCTCGCGCATCCCCGTCGAGATTCGCGCGACCATGCTCGAGGACGGCCGCGTGCAGGTGATCGCGCGCGACATCAGCGAGCGCAAGGAAATCGAACGCGCGAAGGACGAGTTCGTCTCGATCGTCAGTCACGAGCTCCGCACGCCGCTCACCTCCATCCGCGGCGCGCTTGGCTTGCTTGCGGGCGGCCGGCTCGAGGCGACGCCCGAAAAGCGCGACCGAATGATCGACCTCGCCGCGTCGAATACCGATCGGCTCATCCGGCTCATCAACGACATTCTCGACGTCGAGCGTCTGAACTCGGGCGGCGTCACGTTCGACCGCGAGGACGTGAAGGTCCGCGACATCCTCGAGCAAAGCGTCGACGGATTGCGCACGGTTGCCGATCGCGCCGGCGTCCACTTGCGCTGGACCGCTGACGATCTCGAGATCTGGGCCGATCCCGACCGCATGACCCAAACGCTCACGAACCTGGTCGACAACGCGATCAAGTTCTCGGAGCCGTCGTCCACGGTCGACGTGAACGTTCGGCGCGACGGGCAGTTCGCCATCTTCGAGGTGAGCGACCACGGGCGCGGTATTCCGGCGGACAAGATCGACGCCGTGTTCAAACGCTTCCAGCAGGTCGACGCGTCCGACGCACGGGAAAAGGGAGGCACCGGCCTTGGCCTCGCCATCTGCAAGAGCATCGTCGAACAGCACGGCGGCCGTATCTGGGTCGAGAGCACGGTCGGGGACGGCTCGACGTTCACGTTCACGATTCCGCTCGTGGAAGGGCGGCGGCTGAGTACTGGAGATCCGGGCGCGCCACGTGTCCTGGTGTGCGACGATGACGCCGACCTGGTCGAAGTGCTGCGCGCGACGCTCATGCAGCGCGGGTTCCGCGTCATCGGGGCGCAACGCGGCAAGACCGCGATCGATCTGTTCGACGCGGAAGGCGCGGACGTCGCGGTGGTCGACATTCTACTGCCGGATATCAGCGGCATCCGTTTGCTGCGCCACATTCACGCGTCGTCGCCGACGACGCGCATCATCGTGTATACAGCGACGTACCTCGACGTCGCCGAGCGAGACTTCATCCGCGGCATCGGAGCGACTATCGTAACGAAGGCCCGCAGCACTCCAGAGGCGCTGGCTGACGAAGTCGGGCGCGCGGTCGTGCCCAACGCAACACACGCCGGATGA
- a CDS encoding VOC family protein has product MPALASSRIGQIAIVCKDVARATTFYRDVLGLSFLFAAGPTLSFFRCGDVRLMLSPAEGEATGTSVLYFFVQDIEAVQKEIAGKGARLFDAPHVIAQMPDHDLWLCEFRDSEDNVLALMESACEVPDTRE; this is encoded by the coding sequence ATGCCCGCCCTCGCGTCCAGCCGCATCGGTCAGATCGCCATCGTCTGCAAAGACGTCGCGCGCGCCACCACCTTCTACCGCGACGTCCTCGGCCTTTCGTTCCTGTTCGCGGCGGGACCGACCCTTTCCTTTTTTCGCTGCGGCGACGTGCGTCTCATGCTCAGTCCCGCCGAGGGCGAGGCGACGGGCACGTCGGTGTTGTACTTCTTCGTGCAGGACATCGAGGCGGTGCAGAAGGAGATCGCCGGAAAGGGCGCGCGCCTCTTCGATGCGCCGCACGTCATCGCGCAGATGCCCGATCACGATCTCTGGCTGTGCGAGTTTCGCGATTCGGAAGACAATGTGCTCGCGCTCATGGAGAGCGCGTGCGAAGTGCCTGACACGCGAGAGTGA
- a CDS encoding metal-dependent transcriptional regulator, which yields MTALRPTPVTAPVEDYLKVIFELGGDGGLASTNDIAGALGFAPPSVSGMMRRLAEQRLITYERYRGATLTRAGRRAALRTIRRHRVIEAYLTTALGYPQDRVHDEAERIEHAASDELIDLMAAAIGEPEIDPHGAPIPTREACEA from the coding sequence GTGACCGCGCTCAGACCGACGCCGGTCACCGCGCCGGTTGAGGATTATCTAAAGGTCATCTTCGAGCTGGGCGGCGACGGCGGCCTGGCATCGACGAACGACATCGCCGGCGCGCTCGGCTTCGCGCCGCCGTCGGTGAGCGGCATGATGCGGCGGCTCGCCGAGCAGCGGCTCATCACGTACGAGCGGTACCGCGGCGCGACGCTGACGCGCGCGGGCCGGCGTGCCGCGCTGCGCACGATTCGGCGGCATCGCGTGATCGAGGCCTATCTCACGACGGCGCTCGGGTACCCGCAGGATCGCGTGCACGACGAAGCCGAGCGGATCGAGCACGCGGCGTCGGACGAGCTGATTGATTTGATGGCCGCGGCGATCGGCGAGCCCGAGATCGATCCGCACGGCGCGCCGATTCCGACGCGTGAGGCGTGCGAAGCGTAG
- a CDS encoding response regulator yields MNRTVLLIDDDDDIREIAQLSLELGAGWTVWCAASGAEGLSIARANAPEAILLDVMMPGMDGPATLAALREDERTRDIPVLFLTAKSRPAERDRLAGLDVSGVLGKPFDPIMLPDQVGDLLGWPR; encoded by the coding sequence ATGAATCGAACCGTCCTGCTCATCGACGACGATGACGACATTCGCGAGATCGCGCAGCTGTCGCTGGAGCTTGGCGCCGGCTGGACGGTATGGTGCGCGGCATCGGGTGCGGAAGGATTGTCGATCGCGCGCGCGAACGCGCCCGAAGCGATTCTGCTCGACGTCATGATGCCGGGCATGGATGGTCCGGCGACGCTCGCCGCGCTCCGCGAAGACGAGCGCACGCGCGACATCCCGGTGCTGTTTCTCACGGCCAAATCACGACCTGCCGAGCGCGACCGCCTCGCCGGACTCGACGTCTCCGGCGTCCTCGGCAAGCCGTTCGATCCAATCATGCTGCCAGACCAGGTCGGCGACCTGCTCGGCTGGCCGCGATGA